The following coding sequences are from one Triticum dicoccoides isolate Atlit2015 ecotype Zavitan chromosome 4A, WEW_v2.0, whole genome shotgun sequence window:
- the LOC119286219 gene encoding uncharacterized protein LOC119286219 encodes MDVLAPLSRAHIGSPAAAAASARPYVLHRFNRRTIRRRGAGLRCRRRLLSARGERPAPDDDEDDGEVAGFDAAVALFNGGEYHACHDVVEELWYSAEDPGRTLLHGVLQCAVGFHHLFNQNHRGAMMELGEGLCKLRRLRLEDDGDQGPFSRFRDEVAAVLSFLYRTQKELAACNDELCLAMDGSATSYQLLGDFAAGQRLYRQGVDADGVPSILFSGRSSGDYLAPPCTGSILAPQ; translated from the exons ATGGACGTCCTGGCGCCGCTGTCCCGCGCGCATATCGGCTCGCCGGCCGCGGCGGCCGCCTCCGCTCGCCCATACGTTCTTCATCGTTTCAACCGGAGGACCATCCGCCGGCGAGGCGCCGGCCTGCGCTGCCGCCGGCGCCTGCTCAGCGCGCGGGGAGAGCGCCCGGCTCCGGATGACGATGAGGACGACGGGGAGGTGGCTGGGTTCGACGCAGCGGTGGCGCTATTCAACGGCGGGGAGTACCACGCGTGCCACGACGTGGTAGAGGAGCTCTGGTACAGCGCCGAGGACCCCGGCCGGACGCTCCTCCACGGCGTCCTCCAGTGCGCCGTAGGCTTCCACCACCTCTTCAACCAGAACCACCGCGGCGCCATGATGGAGCTCGGGGAAGGCCTCTGCAAGCTCCGCCGCCTGCGCCTGGAGGACGACGGCGACCAAGGGCCCTTCTCTCGATTCCGGGACGAGGTCGCCGCCGTGCTCAGCTTCCTCTACCGCACCCAGAAGGAGCTCGCGGCAT GTAACGACGAGCTGTGCTTGGCCATGGATGGCTCCGCGACCTCGTACCAGCTGCTCGGCGACTTCGCTGCCGGGCAGCGGCTGTACCGGCAGGGAGTCGACGCGGACGGCGTCCCGAGCATCCTCTTCTCCGGCCGCTCATCCGGCGACTACCTCGCTCCTCCATGCACG GGATCCATCCTAGCCCCACAATGA